A part of Dasypus novemcinctus isolate mDasNov1 chromosome 7, mDasNov1.1.hap2, whole genome shotgun sequence genomic DNA contains:
- the LOC101426551 gene encoding LIM and senescent cell antigen-like-containing domain protein 2: APTLALTVVSALNKAWCVSCFSCSTCNSKLTLKNKFVEFDMKPVCKRCYEKFPLELKRRLKKLSELASRKAHPKAGNPSSA, translated from the exons GCCCCCACCCTCGCCCTCACAGTGGTGTCGGCTCTGAACAAGGCCTGGTGTGTGAGCTGCTTCTCCTGCTCCACCTGCAACAGCAAACTGACCCTGAA GAACAAGTTTGTGGAGTTCGACATGAAGCCTGTGTGCAAGAGGTGCTACGAGAAGTTCCCGCTGGAGCTGAAGAGGCGGCTCAAGAAGCTCTCGGAACTGGCCTCCCGCAAGGCGCACCCCAAGGCCGGGAACCCCAGCTCTGCCTGA
- the LIMS2 gene encoding LOW QUALITY PROTEIN: LIM and senescent cell antigen-like-containing domain protein 2 (The sequence of the model RefSeq protein was modified relative to this genomic sequence to represent the inferred CDS: deleted 1 base in 1 codon) yields MAGRLRALSASGLYRRRQDRQSALPPAAAPGNMSNALANAVCQRCQARFAPAERIVNSNGELYHEHCFVCAQCFRQFPEGLFYEFEGRKYCEHDFQMLFAPCCGNCGEFIIGRVIKAMGNDWHPGCLRCELCDAQLAGLGLVRSAGRHLCRPCHNLEKAKGLGKYVCQRCHLVIDEQPLMFRNDAYHADHFSCTHCGKELTAEARELKGELYCLPCHDKMGVPICGACRRPIEGRVVNALGKQWHVEHFVCAKCEKPFLGHRHYEKKGLAYCETHYNQLFGDVCYNCSHVIEGGR; encoded by the exons ATGGCCGGGCGGCTCCGCGCGCTCTCCGCGTCGGGGCTGTACCGGCGGCGCCAGGACCGGCAGAGCGCgctgccccccgccgccgcccccgg cAACATGTCCAACGCCTTGGCCAACGCCGTGTGCCAGCGCTGCCAGGCCCGCTTCGCGCCCGCCGAGCGGATCGTCAACAGCAACGGGGAGCTGTACCACGAGCACTGCTTCGTGTGCGCCCAGTGCTTCCGGCAGTTCCCCGAGGGCCTCTTCTACGAG TTTGAAGGCCGGAAGTACTGCGAGCACGACTTCCAGATGCTGTTTGCTCCGTGCTGCGGCAACTGCG gcgaGTTCATCATCGGGCGCGTCATCAAGGCCATGGGCAACGACTGGCACCCCGGCTGCCTCCGCTGCGAGCTCTGCGACGCGCAGCTGGCCGGCCTGGGACTCGTGAGGAGCGCGGGCAG GCACCTCTGCCGGCCCTGCCACAACCTCGAGAAGGCCAAGGGCCTGGGCAAGTACGTCTGCCAGCGCTGCCACCTGGTCATCGACGAGCAGCCCCTCATGTTC AGAAACGACGCCTACCACGCGGACCACTTCAGCTGCACCCACTGTGG GAAGGAGCTGACGGCCGAGGCCCGCGAGCTGAAGGGCGAGCTCTACTGCCTGCCCTGCCACGACAAGATGGGCGTCCCCATCTGCGGGGCCTGCCGCCGGCCCATCGAGGGCCGTGTGGTCAACGCGCTGGGCAAGCAGTGGCATGTGGAG CACTTTGTCTGTGCCAAGTGCGAGAAGCCGTTCCTGGGGCACCGGCACTACGAGAAGAAGGGCCTGGCCTACTGCGAGACCCACTACAACCAG CTCTTTGGGGACGTCTGCTACAACTGCAGCCACGTGATCGAGGGGGGACGGTGA
- the GPR17 gene encoding uracil nucleotide/cysteinyl leukotriene receptor: protein MNGLEADAPGLLANSSPAGAEHCGQETPLENLLFASFYLLDFILAFVGNALALWLFAWDHKAGTPANVFLLHLAVADLACVLVLPTRLVYHFSGNHWPFGEIPCRLTGFLFYLNMYASIYFLTCISADRFLAIVHPVRSMWLRRPLYAHLACAFLWVLVAVAMAPLLVSPQTVRTNRTVVCLQLYREKASQHALVSLAAAFTFPFVTTVTCYLLIIRSLRQGPRVEQRLKSKAVRMIAAVLAIFLVCFVPYHVHRSVYVLRLHGGRASCAAQRLLALGNRVTSCLASLNGALDPVMYFFVAEKFREGLCHLLCGRRPPGPSPSLEGKTESSLSAKSEL from the coding sequence ATGAACGGGCTGGAGGCGGACGCCCCAGGTCTGCTCGCCAACTCCTCGCCGGCCGGCGCCGAGCACTGCGGCCAGGAGACGCCGCTGGAGAACCTCCTGTTCGCCTCCTTCTACCTACTGGACTTCATCCTGGCCTTCGTGGGCAACGCGCTGGCCCTGTGGCTCTTCGCGTGGGACCACAAGGCGGGCACGCCCGCCAACGTGTTCCTGCTGCACCTGGCCGTGGCCGACCTGGCCTGCGTGCTCGTCCTGCCCACCCGCCTCGTCTACCACTTCTCTGGGAACCACTGGCCGTTCGGGGAGATCCCGTGCCGGCTCACCGGCTTTCTCTTCTACCTCAACATGTACGCCAGCATCTACTTCCTCACCTGCATCAGCGCCGACCGCTTCCTGGCCATCGTGCACCCCGTGCGGTCCATGTGGCTGCGCAGGCCCCTCTACGCCCACCTGGCCTGCGCCTTCCTCTGGGTGCTGGTGGCTGTGGCCATGGCGCCGCTGCTGGTGAGCCCGCAGACGGTGCGCACCAACCGCACGGTGGTGTGCCTGCAGCTGTACCGCGAGAAGGCGTCCCAGCACGCGCTGGTGTCGCTGGCGGCCGCCTTCACCTTCCCGTTCGTCACCACCGTCACCTGCTACCTGCTGATCATCCGCAGCCTGCGGCAGGGGCCGCGCGTGGAGCAGCGGCTCAAGAGCAAGGCGGTGCGCATGATCGCCGCCGTGCTGGCCATCTTCCTGGTCTGCTTCGTGCCCTACCACGTGCACCGCTCCGTCTACGTGCTGCGCCTGCACGGCGGCCGGGCCTCCTGCGCCGCGCAGCGCCTGCTGGCCCTGGGCAACCGCGTCACCTCCTGCCTCGCCAGCCTCAACGGCGCCCTCGACCCCGTCATGTACTTCTTCGTGGCCGAGAAGTTCCGCGAGGGCCTGTGCCACCTGCTCTGCGGCAGGAGGCCCCCGGGGCCGTCCCCCAGCCTCGAGGGCAAGACGGAGAGCTCCCTGAGCGCCAAGTCCGAGCTGTGA